In Streptomyces hawaiiensis, one genomic interval encodes:
- a CDS encoding glycerate kinase, translating to MLVAADKFKGSLTAVEVAERVTAGLRRVVPDLEVEALPVADGGDGTVAAAVAAGFERREVRVAGPLGDEVTAAFALRDGTAVVEMAEASGLQRLPAGVFAPLTASTYGSGELLRAALDAGARTIVFGVGGSATTDGGAGMLSALGARFLDADGEPVPPGGGGLVKLATADLSGLDPRLGEVELVLASDVDNPLTGPKGAPAVYGPQKGASPDDVTALDTALAHFAKVLEGPVGPKAAEYAASPGAGAAGGIGYGALLLGAAFRPGIEVMLDVLGFAPALDRADLVITGEGSLDEQTLHGKAPAGVAAAARAADKDVVAVCGRLALPPQVLGRAGFRRAYPLTDAEPDVAKCIAEAGPILERVAERIARDFLT from the coding sequence GTGCTCGTCGCCGCGGACAAGTTCAAGGGGTCGCTGACGGCCGTGGAGGTCGCCGAGCGGGTCACGGCCGGGCTGCGCCGGGTCGTGCCGGACCTCGAGGTCGAGGCGCTGCCCGTGGCCGACGGCGGCGACGGGACCGTGGCCGCGGCGGTCGCGGCCGGGTTCGAGCGCCGGGAGGTACGGGTCGCCGGCCCCCTCGGCGACGAGGTGACGGCGGCGTTCGCGCTGCGCGACGGCACCGCCGTGGTGGAGATGGCCGAGGCCAGCGGGCTGCAGCGGCTGCCCGCCGGGGTCTTCGCGCCGCTCACGGCGTCCACGTACGGCTCCGGCGAGCTGCTGAGGGCCGCGCTGGACGCGGGCGCCCGCACGATCGTCTTCGGGGTCGGCGGCAGCGCCACCACCGACGGCGGTGCCGGGATGCTGTCGGCGCTCGGCGCCCGGTTCCTGGACGCCGACGGGGAGCCGGTGCCACCGGGCGGCGGCGGACTCGTCAAGCTGGCCACCGCCGACCTGTCGGGACTGGACCCGCGCCTCGGTGAGGTCGAGCTGGTCCTCGCGAGCGACGTCGACAACCCGCTGACCGGCCCGAAGGGCGCACCCGCGGTCTACGGCCCGCAGAAGGGCGCCTCGCCCGACGACGTGACGGCCCTGGACACCGCCCTCGCGCACTTCGCGAAGGTGCTGGAGGGACCGGTCGGCCCGAAGGCCGCCGAGTACGCGGCATCGCCGGGTGCGGGCGCGGCGGGGGGCATCGGCTACGGCGCCCTGCTGCTGGGCGCGGCGTTCCGCCCCGGCATCGAGGTCATGCTCGACGTCCTGGGCTTCGCGCCCGCCCTGGACCGTGCCGACCTGGTCATCACCGGCGAGGGCTCCCTCGACGAGCAGACCCTCCACGGCAAGGCCCCGGCGGGTGTCGCCGCGGCGGCCCGTGCCGCGGACAAGGACGTCGTGGCGGTCTGCGGCCGCCTCGCCCTGCCGCCCCAGGTTCTGGGCCGCGCCGGTTTCCGTCGGGCCTACCCCCTGACGGACGCGGAGCCGGACGTGGCGAAGTGCATCGCCGAGGCGGGCCCGATCCTGGAACGGGTCGCGGAACGCATCGCCAGGGACTTCCTGACCTGA